The genomic segment GGATTGTTGGATCCAGGAAATTGATGATATGTGATTGATCGTACCTAAGATCGTTAGGCGGTAGGTGAAGAAAATTCATCCATTTTTGGTTGCATCATATTATGACAActtcattttaaattttatttcttttaatttcgaGTTAGACATCCAATGGGATGATACAATTCTGACATTTGGCACGAGAATGAGGGAGTAGGTTGACCAGTCTTGGAAAAACCAAGAATGAATTGTTCTAAAATTTGTTGTAGTTTATCATAATTATTAGGGTAAATTATTTAGGAAGCccaaaaaactaatttaataCTACCAACTTTTGGCTTCCTGTCCATTTCAATCTTAAATTGGCTTATCAATTATAAAAAGCGTCAAATTCTCATCATTTAATATGTGTTCGTTAAAACTTGACAAATCTAATCGTGAAAATGGattgaaatatcaaaatttgcCATTTTTAATTGTTGAGAGACCAATTTCAGAGTTAAAATAGATAGACGATCAAAAGttgatgatttaattagtttaagaATTCCCTACATAATTTACCTAATTATTAAAGCCGGCCTTTATTTTCAACTTACagtgagtttgtttggacaaagagattttggaaaaaaaaattttgcctcacaaatcccaatcacctttttatcttcccaaccacctttttatctcacatacatcacatcacaaaaagtgctacagtaaatatctcaaataaatcatccaaataaactcttatccaaacaaactcagtaACTCTTCTAAGTTCTCGGATATCTTATGTCATGTATCCTCCACTGCACCTTTTCATGCTAGCTAGTTGTAGCATGaaattcatttgcatttttaGAATTATCCATGTAAATGCTAGATGATAaggaagaattttttttttctttagaaCATAACAACATAAGGAATCTGATACTTTGtcaattgaaattttaaaacctcaaaaaccccacttgggatcctcggtCATGAAGTACATGAAATTGCCTCCAGTGGAGAGCTTGAAAGAGAAGGGCTTTGACGGTGAGGTAATCGGCAGTGAAGATGATGCCACGTGGAATGGCGGAGCTGGTGGAGGAATCAAAAGGACCTCATCGGAGGAAGAAGGAATCGGCGGTGAAGTATGGACCTCATCGGAGTGGATTGGAGAGTTTGAAGGCAATCAATGATGAAAGTATTGGTAGATGAATTAGACCGGTGGTTAATTTTGGTTCAAAGGTTTAGAGGGTAAAGAAAATTTGTATTAAACCAAACCaatttgaattattagaaaattaaagtgcAAATAATAATAGTACACTTGGCGCAATATTAGAGGTGACATTGGATTGGCACTCAAAATATGTCACTGAGGATCCCAAGTGCAAAAACCCACAAGGAGATCATCATTCaactaaattcaaattttagggAAACTCCAAAAGTTATTTTCTTCTATAGTTTGGAAGAAAATATTGAATACTTTCGCATCATATAGTTTTGCAAATTGAACCTTACTTATAGGACTGAACAACTGATGTGAGATTCACGTCATGAAAACCAAACTTCTTTAAGAAAcatcactattttttttttcacgagTCAAATTAGGCATACCATTAACAAAAAATTACAAATGTGAAAGATGGATAGTCAGCATCAGCACAGTAATGCAGTCCTTTTTCAATAGATGAATCCGCAGAAATTCAGTCTTAACTAGTATAAAATCATTGGCCATGATCTCTGAATAAAGAATTGAATCGGCGCAACCAGGGCTGCTCCTACTAAATTAATTAAAGTCTTTGCAGGCATGCCATTAAAGAAAACTAACTTacgtgcgtttgataaaattgaaaattgaaatttgaaatttgaaataaaaaatttgaagtctgaattttttaaattattgaattattaagtacTAAATCTGACATATTTGAGTAcatatatcacattcagtgataaatgaatagtttatcacttaattttgaaaataaggttccgtttgataaaactgaatctgaattctgaattctgaattctgaatactgaaacaattaatttgttgaattttaagcactgaaaaaaatatatgaatgtctgaattttaatgctaaacttatttatactgtttgataaatatttataactgaatgcttaataagtttaatttgataattttgcccttatatcctttcattcaaaaaagaaatagaatctatgatttaattaatttaaaattgttgggtatgaaaatgacaatatttatttttaaatcaaattaatataaaagatgaaatatattatattagaagtatggagaagatgtgaaagtcattaaaaagtgagaaaagagaaactaaaaactgttagatagagaatattaggttgtttaattagataacaattttgaacataattaacaaacaatggtagatttggtagataagataaggtagttgaagtaattctattgattcttatcagaattaagcattcagttaggattcttgtgctaaaaaaaatacacacaagttcagcactacttaacaagttcagcaaatagattttcatttatcaaacactcaaaacatctgaatgtctgaaaaaattcagattcagcacttttttatgttatcaaacataCCCTAAGTTTTGTCTAATAAATTCaataccacttaattaattcagatgttcaattttttattatcaaatgatttgaatatattaaaatctgaatcccttaaatttaagtgctgaattgaattatcaaacatGGCCTTAGTTGTAAAAGACAAAAGTAAAATGACCAAGACAATATCCAGTGAAACCTCAGCCATAAGGTCAACATAGAAAAAGCCCATTGGCATTGATGCTTCTTATCTTCCAGTATGAGATGCAGTTAAGTTCGTTGGTTGTCTGTAACAAGTTACAAAAGCCAGCATTATTAGGATATGTTACGTTTATGAGCTATATAAAGATAAATGGCCAAATTTAAGATTAGAGCAGTGGATTTCGGAATCAGACAAAAAATTTAAATCCCACGTTCCCTTTCCAAATGCTGCATTTGATGAAGTTACAGGCACCACTTCTGATGCTCTAATCTGATGGAGTTCTTGGAAGAACTTCTTGCCTGGTTTGAAACTACAGACTGGATGCTGAAAGCCTGAAACCACGAAGTCTGATCACGCCTTCATCATCCCAGTTTATAAAGCGGGTTACTTCGTCAAAAATACAATCACGCTTCAACCACCATCATACCTAGTAACTTACGTCCGTCACTGCATAAAGACCACAAActtcccccccaaaaaaaaaaaaaactgcagaCTGTAGTAGTCTGCGTATATATCATACTGGACATCATTTTCGTTCCACCAGAAACACACACTAAACTAACCAAGAAGCCACAAAAAACCACGCTTTAACACACCCATTTTCACCACAGATATAAAAGTTCccaataacaaaaagaaaaagaaaaacgcaGCTAGAATGCTCATTTTCAACAACATTTCCATTCCTTTACGTACACCCTTAGTCCTCAAAGCCACTCCACGAAGAAACGCCGTCGTTCTAGCTCaaaagcagcagcagcagcagcagacaCTAACGGCTTTAACTAACTTGACAATCTCCGACGAGGCGTTAGCCTCACGTGGGTTCGCTCTTCACCGGACGATCAACAAGCTCAATCTCGACCACCTCAACTCGGTGTTCGTAGCCGTCGGATTTCCGAGGCGGGACACGGATAAGATACGAGTGGCGTTGGAGAATTCGGATGCGCTGCTGTGGATAGAGTACGAGAAAGCCGAGAGGCCCGTGGCGTTTGCTAGAGCGACGGGGGATGGCGTTTTCAACGCTATAATTTGGGATGTTGTTGTGGACCCCAGTTTCCAGGGGATTGGTTTGGGGAAGGCTGTGATGGAGCGGTTGGTGAATGTGCTGTTGGAGAAAGGGATTACCAATATTGCTTTGTATTCGGAGCCCCGGGTTCTGGGGTTTTATAGGCCTCTGGGTTTTGTAGCGGATCCGGATGGGATCCGTGGGATGGTGTACTCCaggaagcaaaagaagaaaaggtagGCTAGATAGGAGTTTGCCGCTGATTTTTCATGagagttttttctcttttgactagaaattgttttttttttttttttttttttgaaggcaCAAGCAAAGTGCTGCCCTAGTCCCTACAACGCATTTTTTCTTTAACTTCTAATGGAAACTGCTACTCTACAAATACTACAATGCATTTGTTTATTGATGATACGTTTTTATGGTGAGTCTATTTTCTATCActgttgaaaattttcaaaatttatatttAGTGATTTAgaatatatatacatgtattatATTACgaatcaaataattttaaaatgtaCATATATTATGAGACATGTATATTTATTCATGAATATATTCATGTatatggaaattcttgaatgtaAGGATAGATTCATGTTTTTTATCATAGGATCATGTGATGCATGAATTAAAGTATACGAATTTGTACATAATATCTTGAATCTATTCATATAAGTATTTAttaaattcatttattttttaaacaatcTTTTCTATATAAAGAGGTCAAGTAGAGAGTGATTTGTTACATAAAATCACTTTTCTACTACTTTAAATTCTTTGAAAAGCACTCCTGAATTCAAGAGGATTTATCTTATTTTGTTCAAGAGTTTAAGATAAACAAATTTTATCTTATTCTAAAGGATATTTGTCTGAGGCTTATTGCGCGTTATATCGAACAAATAAATTCTAAAGAAAAGTGATACACAATCACGATGTAATACTCCCAACAATAACTTCCCGTGATTTGTGTGTTGTGTGTGATAAGTCTGATTATTCATTTGACTGTATCTATCGTTCGCTTTTAATACTTGCTCCAATCTCcttttttttgataataaaacATATTTCATTCAAGGATTACTGGAAATCGTCCAGCACAATTGAGATACATTGCTGCCTTGATGGCAGATAAACATGCACTAAAATTATAGATCTGCAATTTAACAAATACATTAGATTTGAGAAGTTAAGGACAGATCTAAAAAGTACcataaatttgaaaaacatttCATCATAGAATAAGTCACTGCAGCTCTCTTTGTGCATGCTGTAATCGTCAGATCTGGTAATCAACAGTTGTAAGGTCCAATAAAGACGGTGAGATCTGCCGAGATTGATCCAAATCTGAAATATTCCTTCAGATCTACTATTCAACTGGTTCAAGCTCAATACTGAAAGTGAGATCTGATGAAAAGACTGAAGAAATTGTAGATCTAACATATAGATCTAAAAAAACTCCAAGATCTGAAGAAGTAAAGaacaaaactaaataaaactctCACTAAGATAGTTTAGGAGAGACTAAAACTCTCAATAGGACATCctagaagagaagaaaactctCATTAGAATAACCTAGGAGAGACTTTATTGAATGAAAGGAAGAGCAAAGGATAAAGGAAGAGGAAGGGAGACCTTGGTTTAAGGTCAAGATCTCCCTCCTATGAAGAAGGAAGGGTAGAGGAGGAAACCTAGGGAGAAGGAAGAGAATCCCTCTGCTAGAGAGAAAGAAGAGccttttttcacaaaaattggCATCACGTCCAATTTCCCTCTGCTCCAATCTCCTTATACTGAAATTAGTGCCATTTAATTGTAAAATCAATAAATTACCTAACACAAAAAAAGATACTAATATAGGAAGGGAAGCAAAGTATAAACAATATAATTGGCATCACGTCCACACAACTTCTCTTATTCTATTTCTTTCTAAACTAACAAAATGGACAATGAAACCCGACTATACTGATCAGTCACTTTACATGTAATAATTGACAGTGTATGAGTTTGAATCCTCTAAAAAGCAAAGATAAATAGAGAactactattattttttttttgtaactatttttttcatttccatCCCTTTCCCATTCCCATGTGTTAAGACTCAAAATTCAAACTCTAAATCCGATAACAGTCAAGACTTGACATTGTGGTCAAGTCTTGAGTGTTATTGGCATCAAGTATATCAATTCTAACCTCTGACCCAATTGAAGATTGTTGTTGACTGAAATGCAAGACTACAGTTTTGTCTTCTGCCTTGATAAGATTGCAATTTGGCACATCAGAAGAATTATGTGAACTTGCAAATGAAGAGGTGGTTGTACGAGCCAAATCATTTGGCCAGATTACTGTCAGAGTGTCATATTCCTCACGTATCTCAATTCTTTTTCCAGCTTCATTTGAAGTTTCTCTTCGATTGGGACATGGAACTAAAGAAGTAGGCGATGCTATCTGTGCCTCGATGCTCTCTGTCCCTTCATTTGGCATCCTGGGGATTTCGGTAACACTATCCTCAGATATCTTAACTCTTCGGGCTTCTTTTGAAATTTCTCCTTGACTGAAATGCAAGCCAAAATTATTAGGTAGTGCAATCCCCAGAATCCTTTATATCGAGGAAGAAGAAGGTAGTAAGTCAGATGATGTGACGcaaaaaaaaactataatttcatttactgaTTGACAACTGATTGACAATAAGTAAAAACAACAGCATAAATGCATTGTTTACTTGTAAAATGCATAAAACTCTATATTCTGTGAAAAAAAAGTAATGTAAATCATAACTCTATATTCTgtgaatattactgtaacacttttttaattttacttacaaCCATTGATGtttttattataaattaaatgtttgaaagtaaaatacctataaagagccgatactttaaataggtaatgcgtactgcatatagtttaacatgcaaatagtttgttaattagttagttagttaattagttaattaattaattagttaattagttaagcagttaattagtttaacatgcaaatagtttgttagtttcggacagacaacagatttagttaattagttaattagataattagttaattagttaatagttaattagataattagttaatagttaattagtttaactattaactaattagataattagttaagcaattgtcaagcaaataataattgtcaagcaagtaagggcaaaattggaagaaaattctTATCTCACTTCTACAAAAGCTGTCAAGGAGGTTTCTGCAACGAATTGTTACTGTTCAGGGGAGGTGAATGCAATTTCTAAACCtagaggggaggtcagtgcaaatgtcagaaatctcaggggaggtttctgcaattatcccatacatatatataggtttaaaacaaaattattagatttaaatccatgtatatatcgatttgtttaagtgaaatcaaatagagatatattatatattatttgtaCTGTTtagataaaatcaaatagatatattcatgaatttaaaaaactaaaaactattcGTACACGTAGTCAATGagagataaaaaaattcattttgagaaatttgagagatgaaaaaatttattttgtgaaatgtaagagaCGAAAcgattcattttgtgaaatgtaagggactatAGAtagattatgtaaattttgatttgacaattttgcccctaaaaaatgatcatatgCAAGTCATGTGATGAattccggccaaaaactagtcggaaacatagatagggaccaaatttgactaacgtgaatttgtaagggatctaaaagtacacttttaaaagtaaggcacggaaaaagtcattttacaaaatgtgagggacgttttgaacgatttttccaaATTCGTAAGTAGAAGATTTTAAATTCAAGACCTCCCACTtataacaaaaataaatcattttttgcattttgacttttgactagtGAGCATAAAAGCCATAGGTCGGTGCCCTGGAACCAAGAGCATGGCCGATTATCACTGACAATGGTATAACATTTTTTGAGCGAAATCAGGGGCCTGTTTGGAACTGAGTTTTTAGgccaagttttttagctactagttttttaacaactttagctacaggaacccaaaaaaacttatcaaattttttaacctacacacttcaaaattctAATGCACAAAAAACTtcatcttttcttcttctttctcccccCACTCCTATCCACCACACCTTTATCGCCGGCCATCCCTCCGCCGCCGGTCACCACCACCTCTGCCACTGTTTCCGGCGCCAACCACCTATTCTGATGCCGGcctacctcttttttttttccttctccctctccccctccccctctccttccctcccctcccctcccctccctgGCCACCCTCCCGCTTCCTCTCTGGTCGCATGGTACCAGATCGCAGATGCGATCTGGTCGAACAATCGGATTGGGCAaaaggggagggggaaggggaggggaAGAGAatgggagagggagagggagagggagatggaggagagggggagagaaaaagcaaaaaaaaaaaaaattgtaatctGCCATGGCTGCTGGTTCTCTGCTTCGGGAGGGAGGGGGGATGGTGAAGGGGAGTAGAGGGGAgcagagagggagaagaggggaagagaaaaagaaaaagaaaaattggttAGGCTGGCTGCTGGTTCGTCTGGTACCGCGAGGGAagagggagggggaaggaaggaagaagaagaagaagaagagaggaaagaaaagaaaaaggaaagaaagaaagaaaaagaaaaagagagagaaaaagaaagaaaagaaaaaaaaatctgcgGGCCATGGCTGCTGGGAACTGGAAAGGCAGAGGTAACAGGCGagggagaaggaagaagaagaagaagggagaaaagaaaagaaaaaggaaagaaagaaaaagaaaaagaaagaaaaaaaaagaaaaggaaaaaaaaagttttttaccTTATAAAAGCTTctacaaaaaagtttttcaccttacaaaaatttctacaaaattttttcaaaaacttctacagtgcactacagtaaagttttagacaaactcccaaaaaactcaggttccaaacaggcttCTACATGAattacttgtaaaactttataaTAGAAACGCAATATACAAGTAGTTCACATTTTTATTGTAAGAATGTACAAGTaattcaattagagttacaaaacCACGGGTCAACCGTCCTTGCCCCCGTATCCGAGTGCACTATCTTTATCACAGACTAAGATGTAACTCAACTCGTTTAAAGAAGGTCAAACATGCtctagaatttccagatttctcttATTCCCATGTTCAAACAAATGATATAATGGGTTGACGAAAAATAGTAGAAAAGAGCACCAATGAGTTCCAATTAGAGCTCCAAATGAATCGACTCATATTGCGAGCTGTTCGAATCCGAAGTTGAGTCGAGCTTGAGCTTACCAAGTTAAAGTCAAATTCAAAAATACTAAACTCGTTAGCTTGCGAGTTGGTTCGagctcgattatatatatatatatatatatatatatatatatatatatattaattttaatagtaaaattacatatatatccctaatattttattattattaaaaaaattattattttatttagttttaaaaaaataaaataattattttttattttttaatctcgatgagtcgagctcgagctttatattttgagctcgtcgaACTGGAGTTTGAGTTCAAACTTCATAAATCTAGGTTAAAGTTTGATTTAATTAGGTCAAAACTCGATttgactcgactcgtttgcacccctaattCCATCAATATGACAAAAGGTAGGGCGACTTAAAATGTAGAAAGGCACGACTTTAACTGGCTAGAATAATAGACCACCCCCCACCTCTAGTCTCTAAACTACAATGTATCAAGTGTTCTGTGCTCCTCAACTAAGGgtacaaacgagtcgagtcgagtcgaatttTTGCCTAATAGAGTCAAGTTTCAAATTAATTTTACGAAATTTAAATTCGAGTTCGAACTCAACAAGCTCAAAATATCAAGTTCGACTCAAATTTGAGTCGAATTCAAACTCGaacttataaaataaaaaaataattattttatttttaatttgaattgagctcgagttcaagcttaaaaaatttttaaaaataaataaaataataatttttcttaacgaataataaaatattagaaatatatatatataattttagtattaaaataaaaaatatatataatcgagttcgcgagccgctcgcgagctaacgagatTAGTATttttgagctcgagttcaaCTTGATTAGTTCGAactcaagctcgagtcgagctcgagcaacTTGAttaactcgaactcgactcgagctcgatattgatcgaactcgactcgagctttGCATTCAAGCCGCTCGCGAGCCTTATCCCCAACGCTTTGTCATACATAGAAGAGATGTACAGAGTCTGCTTATGCCGCAAACGCATGTAATGAATTACAGCAGTAGAAAAATCCAGGCGGAATCTCTCCCTATGCAGTTACAAAAATTACAACAAATTATATAGGGTTGGTTATGAATCCTTCATTTATAAGCACTATTCTAGGATGTCATTGCATAGCGCAACTTCTTGAAGTGCCAATTCAGCTTGGTCATCGAAGATAAACTGGACTGCCCTGGGAAGCATAACCTCCAATTCTGCAAGAACAGAAGCTTGTATCAGAGTGACTATTACCACATAAAGTTATTTGAGCTTAATAGTGGCAGAAAATCAGCACTGCATATCACATAAACACCAAGTTTCAAACCAACTACCGAAATCATCTAAAGCGATCAGAGAGACAATCACTGTATAGAGTTATTTGACGTTAATAGAATTAAAAGTGTGGTGTTGCATATCACACAAACTTGAAGTTAACATATAAACTAGCAAAATCTCATAAACTCCTAACATTAAGCACCTCACCAAATTGCAAGTCTTTCACGATTTCTCCTTACCACTTGAGAAGTTAACGCTAAACTCTTTCAGATCTTCATGATGTAGTTACTATAAGGCCTACAAATGTTAGGTGAATATTTTAGCCAGGGAAGACAAGTAAAGGTTCAGATACTGCAAATTAACAAGCATCAACTATAGAAGTGGTAGTTTCTGCATCtccttttcttgcttttggttAGTGGTTGCCATATCTTCATTACAAAAACACAAATGTCATCATGTCCTGCATTCAGTCATCCCACTTATCTAAAACCTTGAACTCATATAGGCGAGGATAATCATTTATGAAGGCAATCCTACATCTGATATGCTAGATTTTTCCCGTGAGAACAACAGCAAAACAGGTAGTGTAGTGAGGAATTAAAGGACACGCTACTcccatctttttcttttcaaatttttgaggCTGTCAGACAACTGCAAGACCACTGCAATCCATGTCGAAGCAAGGACCATAATCTCCATTAAAAGCTCAAGTAGTTGCGTAGAAGAACAATTGTACAACAATCAACTtaaatgaaagggaaatgaaTTGGCAGAGGGGAAAAACCCTTAATTCAACTGGTGCCCAAAAGGTACCCAGGCTCCAAAGATTACTGGTGAGCTTAGGTGGTTTCAACAAGGTATGCCACTCTCCATACATTGCTCAAGGTTAGCAGTTACAACAGTTCGTGCTTCCTCGACTTAGATAGAGATGAGGAAAGAAAATGCCCATCTAAAAATGAATGATTAGGAGCAATATTTGTCAATCCTGAAAGGTTATTAAATCAGCTAATAACCTCATCTATTTTTAGGGTATGAAAAGTAATATCAAGACTTCTCATCTCCTCAACCCTCAAAGTACACTATCCCTACACACACTCATGCAACATTATCATGGAAAGTCCATAGATAGACTGAAGTAGATAAATGAGGTGTGGCATTGGATAAACATTAGACAAAATGTAATGCTACCTTAAAGAGAGCATCCTTGCTGATGCAAAATAATACATATTGCCTCATTCTACTGGAGTTAATGGAAAATTAGGTCGTAGACATCAGGATTCCACGATCTCTCATAAGCCCTCTATGCTCATCGAAGCATCTCAGATTGGACAACTTCAGATTAGTAAGTGTACATTCTTATCCTAAAATTTTGACTCTAGATCCACAAGCTACACGCAATTGGCACCATATCTTGAAAGGAAATTGGCACCATATCTTGAACTATTAGAATCTTTTAACTCGAGAACAAAAGACACAACCAATCCAACTAAAATCTATACTTGATTCTATCATTCTAAATAGAGATCACAGAACAAGGAAAGAATTAAGCGCTTGCAAGGGGAAGGCCTACTCAAATTTTCCAGATGCAAAATTGGATTCCTTTATTCTGACATACAGACAGAGTTTCGCACAAATTGACAAGCAAAGGACAAAAAAATACCCAACTTTCTTCGCAATATCATTCAAACAACGAAATCAAGCAGCAACCGGGTAACAAAAGAGATAATACAATCAAATTTCCAGTtaaattgcattaaaaaaaaacttatcaacGACTCTGACTTCAAGAACCCAAAAAGACTCCACGTGATTATGTGTAAAGTCTTAGCATATTTGTGCATATAAACAAGAGAGAAGCATACTTACATTACAGTTCATAACCAATATGAAAGGACGAATCAAGAAGGCTCCTTGGCATTTTGGAAGAAAGCGGCAGAGCAAAGGATTGAAGCAATGAAAGCAAAAAAGCCCAAACCAAGCATCAAAGAAATCCCTGCTACCGTCAAGTCCAACAAAGACTGAAAACTCACCCACATCTTTGCTCTGCCTATCTTCTCCCCCTCTTTCGTCCTTTCACTTTTCTCTACTTTATATGCATCCAATTGGGAATCTAAATCCAACCCATAAGAGGAATCACTCTGATCTTCCTGCTCAAATACAGAATTACACAGTAAGGGGCAGAGGCAGACAGAGATTGTGACGTGCTGAAACAGCGGCACAAAGCGCCTCGGGAATGTCGAATCATAATCAGCTCAGTATTGCCACCAGCTCCCCAACTCGACCGTCCCAACGGTCCAATCAAATATCGTCATTTATTCTAAACTATTTGAGGACCGGATTTCTAGAATGGATCATGTTTTACGTGTTGTTTTTCTTCGGTCCAATGTTTTTCGTGGCGTATATGATAGAGGACCAATTAAGTAGAAGTTAAAGACAAGCAGTTTAGGATGCCACAGGGATTTTGTTAATAGATAATCCTTTCCTTCTTATTAACTTTATTCTCAATTTCAAATTAGTATGATGAAAAGGAATAATAGATGTCATGAAATTGTTGTATTGATGTTTCCAATGGTTTTTatctttctgtttttttttttttttgattgtttAATAATTGCAATATACTAGCGTGGTTGAATATGT from the Coffea arabica cultivar ET-39 chromosome 11e, Coffea Arabica ET-39 HiFi, whole genome shotgun sequence genome contains:
- the LOC140020982 gene encoding GCN5-related N-acetyltransferase 1, chloroplastic-like, which encodes MLIFNNISIPLRTPLVLKATPRRNAVVLAQKQQQQQQTLTALTNLTISDEALASRGFALHRTINKLNLDHLNSVFVAVGFPRRDTDKIRVALENSDALLWIEYEKAERPVAFARATGDGVFNAIIWDVVVDPSFQGIGLGKAVMERLVNVLLEKGITNIALYSEPRVLGFYRPLGFVADPDGIRGMVYSRKQKKKR